The Candidatus Roizmanbacteria bacterium CG_4_9_14_0_2_um_filter_38_17 genomic sequence TTACCACACTCAGGACATTTTAAAGCAACTTTTGACACATCAATTGGTTTAGTAATATCTATGATTCCTCCTTCATTATCTTGTGTCTTTTTAATATGTTTTTTGAACATATTAATTCCTTTTACAATTATTTTGCCTTTTTTAGGTATTAGTTTCTCTATTTTTTCTTCTCGACCTTTATCTTTACCTAGAAGAACCACCACTGTATCGTTAACTCTTAATCTCATATTACTAATTAATAAACTTCTTTAGCTAAACTAATAATGCGATCAAATCCTAGTTCTCTAAGTTCGCGAGCAACTGGGCCAAATACACGCGTACCAATGATGGTCTTATTCTGGACATTTTCTAAAACTACCGCTGCATTATCACTAAAACGAATGTGACTCCCATCGCTACGACTTTGCTCTTTTCTTGTACGTACAACAACTGCCTTAACTATTGTGTGATCTTTTACTGCACCTAACGGGTCAGCTTTAGTAACGCTAGCTATTACAATGTCTCCTATCTTGCCATCTTTACGTCGTTTACCAAGAACTTGGACAACCATTAACCCTTTTGCACCTGAATTATCTGTTACTTTTAATTTTGTCTGTAATTGAACCATTTTATTTAATTCTCAATTTTACTCACCACTTTAAACTTTTTGGTCTTACTAATCGGCCTAGTTTCTTCAATTATTACTTGATCACCTACGCTAAGCTCATTTAACTCATTATGAACTATATAACGTTTGTTGCGTTTTATAATTTTCTTATATAAAGGGTGTGCAAACTTTCGCTCCACATCAACAATCGCAGTTAGAGACCCTTTAATAGATACAATTTCTCCTGTTAATCGTTTAGGCATTTTTATTAAGCTCCTTTTCGCGCTTTATTGTTTTTAATTGAGCAATATTGCGCCTCTTTAATTTCATCTCTTGAGTATTTTTCAGCTTACCCATGGTAAACTGCAATTTTAGATCAAGAATATCTTTTTGCAAGTCAACAACCATGTTGTCTAGTTCGACAACTTTTTTTGCCCTATTATCTTTTAATTGTTTAGATTTCATATTATATCTTCGCCTCGTTTAACAATTCTAGTTTTAATAGGAAGTTTGGCCGCCGCACGACGCAACGCCTCTAATGCTTCCCCCTCAGGTACACCACCTAATTCATAAAGCATTCTTCCTGGCTTAACCACGCATACGTATCCCACAACTTCACCCTTACCACTACCCATTGATGCCTCAGATGGTTTACTTGAAATAGGCTTATCTGGAAAAATCCTTATCCAAACTCTTCCTCCACGCTTTGTATACCTTGTCATCGCAACACGAGCAGCTTCAATTTGATGACTAGTTATCCATGCGCGACCCAACGACTGAAGTCCAAAATCACCAAAGCTAACTTCTGTTCCACGTGTTGCATTTCCTCGCATTGTTCCACGAAACTGCTTTCTATATTTTAATCTTTTAGGTTGTAATATCATGTGTTTATATTAATTTATGACTTTCGACAAATCCAAACCTTTATTCCTACATAACCAGATTTTGTCAAAGCTGGAACCACCGCAAAATCTATCTCTTCACGTATAGTAGACATCGGAACACTTCCTTCTTTATATTTCTCCACTCGTGCAATTTCTGCACCCCGAATTCTGCCAGATAACATAATCTGAACTCCTTTTGCCCCAGCTCCCATAACCTGTTCAATTGCACGATAGACTGCTCGTCTATGAGGTATACGTCTCTCTATCTGCTCAGCAATATTTTTTCCAACTAGATGAGCATTCAAGCTTGGCGCAGATACAGGTTCAACCTGAATCTCTATTTTAGCGCTCGCTGCTCCTTCTTCAAAAAAGCTCATTATGTATTTTTTAATTATTTCTAGATTTTGCCCACCTCTACCAATTGCCACTCCCGGTCGAGCAACATAGATCACTACTTTAACAGTGCTAATTGAACGCTCAATAACTACCTCTGCAATACCTGCATTAGCCAGTTTTTCCATAAGAGCAGAACGTAACTTGACGTCTTGAATCAAGAAATCTTTATATTTCCTCTTGTCCGCAAACCAACGAGACGACCAAGTGAACTTTTCACCCATTCGAAATGCTTTTGGATGTACTTTTCTTCCCATAACTATATTGTGACCACCTTTTTAACTTTTTTTATTAATTTGACAGGTTTTGGTTTTGGCTTTGGCTTTTCTGATAAAACAATCTTAATATGGCTGCTTCTTTTAACATAAGGATGCGACATTCCACGACTAACAGGGCGCCAGCGCTTTGAGTCTGGCCCTTTATTAATCTCTAAAAGCTTCACAACAAGTAAATTTTCTTGAGCGGAGTGAGTTTTAACTGCACCTGCAACTGCACTTCGCAGCGATTTTGCTAGATACTTAGCTGCATTTTTTTTAAGATAATCTAGATTAGATAAAGCTTCATCTACCAACTTACCACGCACAACATCAGCAACCTCTCGCATTTTACGAGGACCAATTTTTATATATTTAATCTCTGCTTTGTATTCCATATAAATTAAGTCTTTTCTAATACTCGTTTTGTAACTTTTCCGTGTCCCCTAAACGTACGAGTTGGAGAAAATTCTCCAAGTCGATGACCCACCATATCTTCAGATATAAATACTTCAACAAACTTGTGTCCATTATGAACACCAAATTTCATTCCTACAAATTCAGGTGGAATTTGGCAATTACGAGCCCAAGTTTTAATTTGAGCATCTTTACCCGTTTCTTTTAGAGCTAACGCCTTCTTAAGGAGTTTCTCATTTATGTATGGACCTTTTTTACTACTTCTTGACATTATTTTTTTCTACGATCAACAACTATAAATTTCCGGCTATGTTTATTAGGGTTCCTAGTTTTTTTACCTAACGTCTTTTTACCCCATGGCGATTTAGGCGACGGCATTCCTATACCTGAGCGTCCTTCTCCACCTCCATGTGGATGGGACCCAGGATGCTGAGCAACTCCACGCACAGTTGGACGAATCCCTAACCAGCGCTTTCGTCCTGCTTTGCCTAACGTTTCATTCTTAAACTCTTCTCTAGACACCTGTCCAATAGTCGCATAACAATCTTCATGCACAAGTCTTAACTCTCCTGAAGGCAACTTCAACTTAATATATTTCTTCTCGTGTGCAGCAATTAAAGCTGCACCACCCGCTCCTCGAACCAATTTTGCTCCTTGACCTGGTGCAAGTTCAACATTATGCACTTCTTTTCCAATTGGTATATTCTTCAATGGCAAAGCATTTCCATTTTTTATCTCTGCATCTGGACCAGACTGTACAACTGATCCCACTTCAATCCCTGCTGGAGCTAAGATATACCTCTTTTCACCATCTTCGTAATAGATTAGGGCAATCCTTGACGCACGATTTGGATCATACTCAATTGCTGCTATTTTACCAGCAATTCCATATTTGTCCCGTTTAAAGTCCAGCTCTCTATATAGACGCTTATGTCTACCACCGCGATGACGAATAGCCACGTGACCCTTGTTATCGCGACCTGCGCGATACTGCAGTGACTTTGTTAAGCTTTTTTCTGGTTTATGTTTTGTTATCTCCATATTATTAACCACCAATCTCAAATAACTCGATCTTATCTCCTTCTTTAAGTTTTAATAAGGCTTTTTTTCGTGGGCTTGTTTTAACAGTATTTCTACGCATCTGACCCTTACGTTTTGTCTTACCTTGAATTGTAATGGTT encodes the following:
- the rplX gene encoding 50S ribosomal protein L24, with the translated sequence MRLRVNDTVVVLLGKDKGREEKIEKLIPKKGKIIVKGINMFKKHIKKTQDNEGGIIDITKPIDVSKVALKCPECGKSTRVGYTVIKNKKQRICRKCKKLIK
- a CDS encoding 50S ribosomal protein L14; the protein is MVQLQTKLKVTDNSGAKGLMVVQVLGKRRKDGKIGDIVIASVTKADPLGAVKDHTIVKAVVVRTRKEQSRSDGSHIRFSDNAAVVLENVQNKTIIGTRVFGPVARELRELGFDRIISLAKEVY
- the rpsQ gene encoding 30S ribosomal protein S17; amino-acid sequence: MPKRLTGEIVSIKGSLTAIVDVERKFAHPLYKKIIKRNKRYIVHNELNELSVGDQVIIEETRPISKTKKFKVVSKIEN
- the rpmC gene encoding 50S ribosomal protein L29 — encoded protein: MKSKQLKDNRAKKVVELDNMVVDLQKDILDLKLQFTMGKLKNTQEMKLKRRNIAQLKTIKREKELNKNA
- a CDS encoding 50S ribosomal protein L16 — encoded protein: MLQPKRLKYRKQFRGTMRGNATRGTEVSFGDFGLQSLGRAWITSHQIEAARVAMTRYTKRGGRVWIRIFPDKPISSKPSEASMGSGKGEVVGYVCVVKPGRMLYELGGVPEGEALEALRRAAAKLPIKTRIVKRGEDII
- a CDS encoding 30S ribosomal protein S3, yielding MGRKVHPKAFRMGEKFTWSSRWFADKRKYKDFLIQDVKLRSALMEKLANAGIAEVVIERSISTVKVVIYVARPGVAIGRGGQNLEIIKKYIMSFFEEGAASAKIEIQVEPVSAPSLNAHLVGKNIAEQIERRIPHRRAVYRAIEQVMGAGAKGVQIMLSGRIRGAEIARVEKYKEGSVPMSTIREEIDFAVVPALTKSGYVGIKVWICRKS
- a CDS encoding 50S ribosomal protein L22; the encoded protein is MEYKAEIKYIKIGPRKMREVADVVRGKLVDEALSNLDYLKKNAAKYLAKSLRSAVAGAVKTHSAQENLLVVKLLEINKGPDSKRWRPVSRGMSHPYVKRSSHIKIVLSEKPKPKPKPVKLIKKVKKVVTI
- a CDS encoding 30S ribosomal protein S19; its protein translation is MSRSSKKGPYINEKLLKKALALKETGKDAQIKTWARNCQIPPEFVGMKFGVHNGHKFVEVFISEDMVGHRLGEFSPTRTFRGHGKVTKRVLEKT
- the rplB gene encoding 50S ribosomal protein L2 translates to MEITKHKPEKSLTKSLQYRAGRDNKGHVAIRHRGGRHKRLYRELDFKRDKYGIAGKIAAIEYDPNRASRIALIYYEDGEKRYILAPAGIEVGSVVQSGPDAEIKNGNALPLKNIPIGKEVHNVELAPGQGAKLVRGAGGAALIAAHEKKYIKLKLPSGELRLVHEDCYATIGQVSREEFKNETLGKAGRKRWLGIRPTVRGVAQHPGSHPHGGGEGRSGIGMPSPKSPWGKKTLGKKTRNPNKHSRKFIVVDRRKK